Genomic window (Puniceicoccus vermicola):
ACTACAACTCAAGGCTGGTGATTTGCTCGATCTCGCCTGCTCCGAAGATGCTGATGAGCAGCCTGATGTGCCACTGGTTCAGGTGAATTATCCCGGGCTGATCAACGACTTGAAGGAGGGGAGTTCGATCCTCGTGGACAATGGACTGCTTCGCTTCAAGGTGCTCAAAAAGACCGAGAGCCGCCTCCAGTGTGAGGTCGAGATCGGAGGGAAGATGGGCAGTCGCCGTCACATCAATCTGCCGGGCACTCATGTCAGTCTCCCCGCTCTGACCAAGAAAGATTACTTGGATATTGAATTCAGTGTCGCGGCGGGAGTGGATTTCTTTGCCCAATCATTTGTTCGGGAACCTGAAGATGTAGAAAGCTTTCGGCGGGTTCTGTCCGAGAAAGGAAGTTCGGCCCGGATCATTGCAAAGATCGAGGACCAGCAGGCCATTTCGAATCTCGACGATATCATCCGTGCCTCAGATGGGTTGATGGTTGCTCGCGGGGACCTCGGAATTGAGTGTCCCTACGAGGATCTTCCGGTGATCCAAAAGCGCGCGGTGACAACTTGTATCCGCTTGCGCAAGCCGGCGATCGTGGCGACTCATATGCTTGAGTCGATGATCGAGAATCCGGTGCCGACCCGTGCCGAAGTTTCGGACATCACCTATGCGGTCGCAGAGCGAACGGATGCCATCATGCTTTCCGGGGAAACAACCGTTGGAAAGTTCCCCTTGGACTGTGTCCGCGTCTTCAAGCGCATCGCCGAGACTACCGAGAAACTCGACAATGTGGCCACTCGGGTGCCATTGGATTTGCGGAATCCGAAGAGCAAACTCGTTCGCTCGGCCGCGCGTCTGGCCGAGGATGTGGACAACGCCAGCGTGATTGTTTTCACCCGCGCGGGAAATCTGCCGCAGACCGTGTCCTCTCTCCGTCCAGTGGGGACGCCGATCTTCGCGTTTACGGATCAGCCTCATTTGGTTCCGCAGATGCGACTGATTCGCGGGGTCCATCCGTTTCTCATTGATTTTGCCGAGGACGGGGAAACCACGATTCAGAGTGCATTCCGACTCCTCACCGAGCACGGCTATGTCGCTGTGGGTAGCTGGGCGGTTTTGATCACCACGGTTCTTCGCCGCAAGCGTCTGGTCGATGGGCTGCAGCTGCGCCAAGTCGATCCCCAGGAATAGGGTTCGCCAGATTTTCTATTTTCTGCCGGGGCGAAAGCCCCGGGCAGAGGTGGTTTGTTACTCGCCTCGCTTGCGAAACAAGTCCCAGAGATAGAGAAACGAGAGAGAAAATTCTCGCGGAGCCCGGTCGATCCATGCATCGACCTCCGCGGGTTGTTTCCATGCGCCTCCTGAAACTTCTTCCGGATCCGGGACGATTGGGCCGTCGTAATTGAGAATCTGGTAGAGGCGAACAAACTCGTGGCCAGTCTCGCGAACGGCGGAGATGGCTTGGATTTCCTCGAGATCGGCGTTTTGGCCGTCGATTCCCAGCTCTTCGCCGAGTTCGCGCCGGGCGGCGGTCTCGTAATCCTCCCCGGAATCCACGTGACCCGAGCAGGAACTCACCCACCGATTGGGAGCGGTATCTTTCGTTGCGGAACGCTTTTGAAGATAGAGGGCTCCGTCGGAGCGAAAGACAAAGACGTGAATCGCCCGATGAAGCAGCTTCTTTTTGTGAACCTGGCTGCGGGTCTCTTTCCCGATGACGCGGTCATTTTCGTCGACCACGTCGAACCATTCATTGTCAGCAGATGAGTTCGCCATAATTGTCCATACCTCCAGAAAGATCGGTAGAGAGGCCTTTCGCGATCGTGGCGACCGCGTCATGCGAGTGAAGCGATTCGAGGTGGGAGCAGGAGACTGCGAAGGCGGCAATTCCTGGAACTTCGTCAAGGGCCGCGTAGACCAATCGGGCCGCGTCCTCGACGAACTTCTGATAGGCTCCGTTGAGTTCAGCGAAGGCCTGCTCGTCAAGTCGGCGAACCATGGACTGCGTCTCCGTCGATAGAGCCTCTTGGCAAACCTTGACCAGGCCTTCGGGAGTGATGGTGTCGTCTTCGCTCGGGACGGCGCGAATGCGGGCCCGACTGCGCTGGGAGTGCGGAATGGCAAAGACTCCGCGGGTTTCCCGGGCGTGCTCGGAGAGGTCCGAGGAGCAAGGGCAAGCCGAGGAGTAGACAAAGCCGATCTGGAGCATCCGGGTGTAGACCCCTTGTCCGGAGATCCGCCCTTCCATGACCACATCGTAATACTGGTAGCCCTCGAGTCCGCTGCGAAGACTGGATTGAAGGGTCGGCATCGAAAAAGAGATGCGTAGACGTGCGGATTCGGAATCGAGTTTCTTTTGGTAGTCCTCCAAGACTCGGCGGATCATCCCAAAATCAACGACCTC
Coding sequences:
- the pyk gene encoding pyruvate kinase, which encodes MHHRNTKIIFTIGPATDTPEMLRALIREGVDICRINMAHAPREDLAGIVSRVREAGKDEGRDIAIMVDIKGPEIRTGEVSEPLQLKAGDLLDLACSEDADEQPDVPLVQVNYPGLINDLKEGSSILVDNGLLRFKVLKKTESRLQCEVEIGGKMGSRRHINLPGTHVSLPALTKKDYLDIEFSVAAGVDFFAQSFVREPEDVESFRRVLSEKGSSARIIAKIEDQQAISNLDDIIRASDGLMVARGDLGIECPYEDLPVIQKRAVTTCIRLRKPAIVATHMLESMIENPVPTRAEVSDITYAVAERTDAIMLSGETTVGKFPLDCVRVFKRIAETTEKLDNVATRVPLDLRNPKSKLVRSAARLAEDVDNASVIVFTRAGNLPQTVSSLRPVGTPIFAFTDQPHLVPQMRLIRGVHPFLIDFAEDGETTIQSAFRLLTEHGYVAVGSWAVLITTVLRRKRLVDGLQLRQVDPQE
- a CDS encoding NUDIX hydrolase, with the translated sequence MANSSADNEWFDVVDENDRVIGKETRSQVHKKKLLHRAIHVFVFRSDGALYLQKRSATKDTAPNRWVSSCSGHVDSGEDYETAARRELGEELGIDGQNADLEEIQAISAVRETGHEFVRLYQILNYDGPIVPDPEEVSGGAWKQPAEVDAWIDRAPREFSLSFLYLWDLFRKRGE
- the folE2 gene encoding GTP cyclohydrolase FolE2, with translation MSSSDASSTGTEPKPQMGFDPSFRPAQEYVQGLPDTQNLRATEIQGARVAIQEVGSSNFRLPLRFRMDDGSITTLEASIFGGVSLNADRKGINMSRIIRVFYEHREEVVDFGMIRRVLEDYQKKLDSESARLRISFSMPTLQSSLRSGLEGYQYYDVVMEGRISGQGVYTRMLQIGFVYSSACPCSSDLSEHARETRGVFAIPHSQRSRARIRAVPSEDDTITPEGLVKVCQEALSTETQSMVRRLDEQAFAELNGAYQKFVEDAARLVYAALDEVPGIAAFAVSCSHLESLHSHDAVATIAKGLSTDLSGGMDNYGELIC